GATTCATTTGGCAGGCCTTGGCATAACATCTGCTCAAACTTTTAGTATAGATTTTTCGACTTAGATTATATGGGTATGTTAGTTTTCTGTGTTACCCAACTTCTGTATTCTGATTAATTAGGCTACTATGATTTTGCTTGACTGCTGTTTATCGAATTCTTTTAGATGATCACATTGCCGCCTTCTAGTTCTTTGGACCTGATACGAACGCTGCGGATGACCGCGTATGGATTGGTTATCTTGGGGCCTAGCCAGCACACGTGGTTCAACACCGTGTCGAGTCCTACCGAAGCGAGATATGGTGACCactatgaagaaaatatttatggGGCAGGCGATATATGGACCTTGCGTTACCACGGTCTTCTTCTCATACAATGCGGGTCTACAAGGTGATGAGATGCTTTTGcgatcttttttcttctcgcAAGCCCTTTGTCTTTCACGTAGCAAAACTTTAACGGCAATTTTTGCTTTATTCTGTTGGTGATGAGTGACTATGGTATTGCAAACTATTGACAAGCGGTTTTCTCTTTTGAGCAAAGAAATTTGACTAAATCCAACTCAACAAATTACTTATAGAAATCTTTGTGAAGGTAGAGATCGTTCTTTGATGTTCTCTTTTCTGAGGTAAAGCGAGCTGATTGGTTGTATAGTTGACTTGCCACAAAGCCTGTTCCTCATTCTATATGCCTCTTTTGGATGATCGAGGGACTTATGCtggttcatttttcaaatttagctTTTCAAGTTGTCAATTGGATGCAGTATCCTATTTTAACATACCCTGAGTCAGTTTCTCTGTTATGGCAAAgtattcttctcttcctcataaGAAAAGCAGGCTAAATCACTCGTGTACGGTAGATTATAATGTTGATGCTAGCCCTTTGCCAAAAGCGCAAGTCTTAATAGGCTGATAGATCATGATGTAGTCTTAATGTACTTTGGACATTCTGCTCTATTTGACTAATGGGTGCCCTGTAGTTCTTTGCCGCGATATCCTAAGACTACTGATGAATAGCTCTTTGAGAAGATCCCAATTGTGGTTGGTGTTGATGATCATCACTTATCACTAAAAATGCTAGAATTGCATAatccattaaagaaaaaagatttatgGGACTGATTTGCATATGAGTGTTTTTTGGAGGGTGTTACTTTAGAGGGGATGTGATATGGTGCCAGTTATGCAGCTCAGAGACTATGGCTTATGTTATCTTTAGTTTCTTTCTATTCCACAACTTTGATAGATAGTTTGAGTGACTAAAATGAGCAACAGAATACCTTTCCTTTGCAGCCATTGAATAATTAGCATTAGTTTAAACCTCTCTTTCTGTGTGCCTGCATACATGTGCCACCTTTGTACGCTCATGCCTCTGTGTAAATTCTGCATTGGTTATAAGATTTTGCCCTGATGATTGAGCCCATAGGCCTCAGTTGTGCCAAATGGCTACTAATTGgcatatatttcttcatctttaGTATCAACTGACGTCAAATTTCCCGTGAGATAATGTACCTAAGCAGAAAATGCTTCTTTATTAGTGAACTTAGTTTCTGACTGATGCAGGTGAAACTTTTGGTGATATTGTTGGCAGATTGAGGCGAGATCTACTGCCTACCATGAGAAATGGCATTTTATTTTGGCctatttgtgattttttcacATTCAAGTTCATCCCTGTGCATTTACAGGTATGTTTGATCGCTTTAAGCATGCCAGAAGTTTACATTGCTGACATACAAGGAAAATAAACTACTCCAACTAATGTGACTCGCAGGGTACTCATTATAATTTTCCTTGGAGCTGATTGGATTGTTAGGAAAAGTTCTTTTTGTCTAGGAATAATCAGTTTATTTTCTTTGTGCCACCTGAAATAACATGTGAATTCTTCTCATACTTGTGTTCTTATCATGGCAATGGCCGAGGAGAGTGAGCTATTAACCCTTCTTTTCGTATTGTTGGCAGCCATTGGCGAACAGTTCTTGTGCATATGTATGGAGCATTTATTTAACATACATGGCAAGCTTGAAAAAAGTGAGTTCTGACTGAAGATGGGATTTGTGAACTCCGACTGTATACATTGTTTGTCTACAACTCAGGAAACTGAAGAAAGGAAACAATTAGTTTGTACCAAGTTCAATCCTCGTTGACAGCACAATCAATCTCCATGAATGGTTGGGGTGTAAGATTCATTTAGTTATGATACATCATTTTTATTAAACTgtgtacttttatcaatttagaaAGAAGATTCTGTTAAGTTTCAGCATCCAAccttgtcaaatttcaagagcTGTTGTATCATTTTGTTATCATCAAGAATCAAGTATGCACTGGCTCTGTTGTTTTGATGACCTTGGTATCCAATGATGTGAGCAACACGGAGCTTGATTCCCTCTGGACTGATCGAGAAGGATGATGAAACCATGCGCAAAAGTAGCACAGAACAGTGGCAGCAACTAGAGGTTGTTgtactttttattatttgatttttcgtTTGGCCTCAACTGTGTGGGTTTTGTGTATTTATTACTCTTTCACCATAGAAAATCAATCACCTAGCAATACATATATTGCTGTTACATTTGCCAGATAAACATTACATGGTTGAAGCCAAGTATTTTAGTCATGTGAGCGAGGCTCCCGATTTCAAGTTTCCAAGGCAGAGTGGTTGCTTTGGTGTTTTGCATGCTTAATATCATGAAACTCAATAGCTCCGAACCTCCCTGACTAATTCTGATTTAATTCCGATGGATAATGGGAATCTGATTATGTTTAATGAAATTCCATTGATGTTATTTGGATTGCAGCAGAGGTGATGGGAAGTATGTTTGAGTTATAAAAATGTGTTCTTTTGGAAAAGATGCATGTACTTTTCATGTATTCGAAAGGATCCATGCCCTTTTTATATCTTGCTGATAATCGTATCATAGCTGGCTAACTGATGTAATGTAATACATACCCATTAAGGCAGATTAATATGCTTTGTTTAAGATAAAAGTGTTCTTCTCTTTGCCTTAGGGAAGCAATTAGAACAATCGTCTAGTACTGGGAAAGCCGAAAGGCTGTTTGAGCTATCGTTTGGCTGCCATTAGAAACGACGGTGGACGGCAAGGTGATTCTATGTTCGACCTGGCTCATTTTTCGTAGTGTGCACGACCGCCCTGACCAGGAAGCTGAATACAGCACCCCGAAAACGATTACTCCATCTGTACAAGATTTGTTGTCCCCATGGAAGtagcaaaggaaaagaagtggCCGAAGGTGATCATTGAAGTTGATGTAGGTGTTgtttaaaaagaattttaataTTGTAATAAAGGACTTAGGATGTGTTTGTTTtcgaaaaaagagaaagaaaaggaaaatactttttgagAAATCACGAATTAGTTTTGGACTTTCAtgcttttgatttattgaaaatgatcagtcaatgaaaatatgtatactcaaatttaggaaatgaattttctaatttggaATGATTTTTGAAAGCTTTTTTCGTGAagtttttttgaaacaaaaacttAGCTCTGTTGCTTTCTTGAGCATGCAATTTTGTGCTCTTAttgataaaagaaattctatccGGTCCTATCCTACTCCTAAGATTATTTTATCCTACTATCCCGGTATTTTGTCATGGATAGGATGAAAACAAGATAGAATAAGACATATCACATTGTGATGTCATATTTTTAAGCCCAATGGCCACAGCTATTTTTTTTGGACTTGTAAAGAAGGCTTGACAAACAAGGAAGTTGAGCACACACCTTCTTATGAACGGCATGAGTCACGGCCAGCAAATTCTCAACTGTGGAATAATCCATGCAGCACTCAATAAGTTGAGAACACTAAGAgcacgtttggtaaccatttaaatactagaaataatttataataaaaaattatttttattctattctagggaacaatttttaaacattttaaaccgtttggtaattatccaaaatttttatttccgaaataaaatttcattttgtaccgttctaaaaatttctaatccaaatcgttttcttttaatttttttaataactttattactttttttttcttgaccttgctagatctagcaaggctaaGCCTTGCTGGTGGCTGGGTGTTCCTCCGGCGACCAATGGCAATGGACGGTGTCGGTAACAGTAACAAcggttgaaaaagaagagagagagaagaagaacaatgaaaaagaggagaaattagaaaaaaaaaatgggttagcttgattttggaattattcacaggaacaaaaaattaacttttttttactttttaattctattttaaatctatttttgagaataaaaaagaaatttgttcttgagaataaaatttttatcaaacgaatttctatttcaaatctactctaaaaataaaataacagaaattaTTACTATTTGACAagttaccaaacgcagcctagaTCAATCTTCCTTCTATAGCCCCATGCGTTCCTCAATCATCAACGCCACTTTCTTGAGAATTACAGCTGTTGATCTTTATCTCGAATTAACGGCATAAAGGCACAATTATCGCCACATTCAGCCAATGGATAAGATTGAGTCGATCCAACGGTGTTCAACACCAATCCCGATCTTCCGACGGTAGAGATCTGTTCGATCTTAACGGCGCTGGGGATCACTCTGCCGGACATTGATCTAACGGTAGAGTTTGAATATCCTACTGATCCGACGGTATCGGGCCGCCCTGCTCGACCTCTTCGGATCGATCCGGGTCGCATGCCCACCTAAAACGCGGCGTTTTAGGGACGTGGAAGCTTATAAAAAAGCTCTTAGGGTTTCTTCCCTAGCTGTTCTTCACAAGAGCGGCGGCGATCGAACTGCGCGGCGAGCTCCGGAAGGATTTTCCGCatcgaggaggaagaagagagaagatgggTCACTCCAACGTGTGGAACTCTCATCCCAAGAGCTACGGCCCCGGTTCTCGCGCTTGGTAACGCACTTCCTTCGATCTTCCATCGTTCCCTTTCGCTTTCCCCCGTAGAATTACGCTTCGAAGCTTCGAACTTGGCGACTAGCTGATTGATGGTTGATTACGACGCTGGTATGATAGCCGGTTGATGTTGTGGCTCCCACTGTAGTCGTGCCCTTTTCAGGATTTGTCTAGGAGATGCTTGGGGTCGTTTAGACACTGCTAAGATTCAGTCGACCATCTTTTTAGTGTGAGAAGATCAGGCCAAGGGCGGTGTTGAATTTGGTAGCTTGATATTGAGTACTATTTGTGAAGTTTTACAATGAGAATCTAGtctgtgattttcttttgtcattcGTATTTATTTTGATCGGAGACACGTATGCAGCCCCCCACAATGGTGTTCTGCAGATTTAATCGCTGATGTTCCTTCAGTTTCTTTATTTATCGAGCtgattgttctttcttttctgggaagaaaagaaaagggcgtAACTGCTGGCTTTAGGCGTGTATTCTCAACTTTCCGTTTTGTTTTGTCGGCAGCCGGGTATGTGGAAACCCTCATGGTTTGATCCGGAAGTATGGACTGATGTGCTGTAGGCAGTGCTTCCGCAGCAACGCCAAGGAAATTGGCTTCATTAAGGTGAACTTTTGTTAGACTCCCCTGGTTTATGTTAGTTAGTTCACCGACCACGAAACTTCGATTCTTTCACCTCATTTTGTTGCATG
The window above is part of the Eucalyptus grandis isolate ANBG69807.140 chromosome 6, ASM1654582v1, whole genome shotgun sequence genome. Proteins encoded here:
- the LOC120294614 gene encoding 40S ribosomal protein S29, yielding MGHSNVWNSHPKSYGPGSRACRVCGNPHGLIRKYGLMCCRQCFRSNAKEIGFIKYR